The Pedobacter mucosus genome window below encodes:
- the bshC gene encoding bacillithiol biosynthesis cysteine-adding enzyme BshC — protein sequence MQAKYISYQETGSFSKLVLDYINDDEELKAFYSYRPDMAGLAEAMEKRNFLGDRKTLVDVLKAQYKDITPNKSVTKNIELLSLENTFTVTTGHQLNLFTGPLYFIYKIVTAINLAIELKIAHPDKNFIPIYWMATEDHDFDEINHVSVDEKNISWIQTTNGATGRLSTKTVAAAVLAYKGYLGISKNGKRIAKLVEQAYLQHDNLADATRFLVNNLFEKYGLVIVDADNPLLKKQFTEIVIQDIINQNSSKNIEKSSKNLEDAGYKTQVNGRDINFFYLKDDLRERLVFEKDKYIVNHTEISFTEDEIKAEIDAHPERFSPNVVMRPMYQEVILPNIAYIGGGAEVAYWMQLKANFDFYKVNFPVLLLRNSALLIDKRSAQNLFSLGFALEDIFLPVEELKNIWVKKNATVQLSLADETRAINSIFDQIKLNAFKIDKTLSVSTDSAKQKTNHLLENLEKKLFRAEKRKHKTALVQIDNVKKRLFPNGTMQERILNIAPMYVNYGEDFLSTLIENFEPLGGDFTLLLP from the coding sequence ATGCAGGCAAAATATATTTCTTATCAAGAAACTGGTTCGTTCTCAAAACTTGTTTTAGATTATATAAACGACGACGAAGAGCTTAAAGCTTTCTATAGTTACCGACCTGACATGGCTGGTTTAGCCGAAGCAATGGAAAAAAGAAATTTTTTGGGTGATCGAAAAACCTTAGTTGATGTTCTAAAAGCGCAGTATAAAGATATAACACCAAATAAATCAGTTACTAAAAATATAGAACTTTTAAGCTTAGAAAACACTTTTACGGTAACCACAGGCCATCAATTAAACCTTTTTACTGGTCCACTTTATTTTATATATAAAATTGTAACTGCAATTAATTTAGCCATCGAGTTAAAAATTGCTCATCCTGACAAAAACTTTATTCCCATTTATTGGATGGCAACTGAAGATCATGATTTTGATGAAATAAATCATGTTAGTGTTGATGAGAAAAATATTAGCTGGATACAAACCACTAATGGAGCGACTGGAAGGTTAAGCACAAAAACAGTTGCCGCTGCCGTACTGGCCTATAAAGGCTATTTAGGAATTTCTAAAAACGGTAAAAGAATAGCAAAATTAGTTGAACAAGCTTATTTACAACATGATAATTTAGCAGATGCTACACGCTTCTTAGTAAATAATTTGTTTGAGAAATACGGTTTAGTGATTGTGGATGCAGATAATCCGCTACTAAAAAAGCAGTTTACAGAAATTGTTATTCAGGATATTATAAATCAAAACAGCTCAAAAAACATAGAGAAAAGCTCTAAAAATTTAGAGGATGCTGGCTACAAAACTCAAGTAAATGGCCGAGATATAAATTTCTTCTATTTAAAGGATGATTTACGTGAACGATTGGTATTTGAAAAAGATAAATATATAGTTAACCACACAGAAATTAGTTTTACGGAAGATGAAATTAAGGCAGAAATAGATGCTCACCCTGAGCGTTTTAGTCCGAATGTGGTAATGCGCCCCATGTACCAAGAGGTGATTTTACCTAACATCGCTTATATTGGTGGTGGTGCTGAAGTTGCCTATTGGATGCAGTTAAAGGCTAATTTTGACTTTTATAAAGTAAATTTTCCGGTTTTACTATTGCGAAATTCTGCTTTGTTAATTGATAAAAGAAGTGCCCAAAACTTGTTTAGTTTAGGTTTTGCTTTGGAAGATATTTTCTTACCTGTGGAAGAATTGAAAAATATTTGGGTGAAGAAAAATGCAACCGTTCAATTAAGTTTAGCAGATGAAACCCGGGCAATTAACAGCATATTCGATCAGATAAAACTGAATGCTTTTAAAATCGATAAAACGCTTTCTGTATCTACAGATTCGGCGAAACAGAAAACAAATCATCTGTTAGAAAATCTAGAGAAAAAACTATTTAGAGCAGAAAAACGAAAACATAAAACGGCTCTGGTTCAAATTGATAATGTAAAGAAAAGGCTGTTTCCAAACGGAACCATGCAAGAAAGAATTTTAAATATTGCACCAATGTATGTTAATTACGGTGAAGATTTTCTTTCTACTTTAATCGAAAATTTTGAACCATTAGGTGGAGATTTTACGTTGCTTTTACCTTAA
- a CDS encoding Ldh family oxidoreductase: MNFITFTETNLRTFTYNVFKKMGCSDEHAILATDVLVRSDLRGIDSHGVARLSGYIRLWEKKRINATPNIKIVHETPTTATVDGDAGLGLVVAPFAMKVAIEKAEKYGSGWVSVKNSNHFGIAGYHALMAVEKDMIGISMTNASPLVAPTYSSERLLGTNPMCYAFPAGKYPPVIVDMATAAAANGKLEIAQRANKSIPDGWVQDKNGVSSTDPNELKKGGSLLPLGSDKDHGSHKGYGLSATVDILSAVLSGANYGPWVPPFVAFLEPSDNPVGEGLGHFLGAMRVDGFRPAADFKSHLDNWIERFSNAETIDPSKKVIIPGEPEHAFEQERKISGIPIIDVVVNDLNELAAKLGIEGLR, from the coding sequence ATGAACTTCATAACCTTCACCGAAACCAATCTACGAACATTTACATACAACGTTTTTAAAAAGATGGGATGTTCTGATGAGCATGCAATTTTAGCTACTGATGTATTAGTTAGATCTGATTTACGAGGAATTGATTCGCATGGCGTTGCCCGTTTAAGCGGATACATTCGCCTTTGGGAAAAGAAAAGGATAAATGCAACACCAAATATTAAAATAGTACATGAAACGCCAACTACGGCAACGGTGGACGGAGATGCAGGTTTAGGATTGGTAGTTGCACCCTTTGCAATGAAAGTTGCTATAGAAAAAGCCGAAAAATATGGTAGTGGCTGGGTTTCAGTCAAAAATTCTAATCATTTTGGAATAGCTGGTTACCACGCTTTAATGGCGGTTGAGAAAGATATGATTGGTATTAGCATGACGAATGCTAGTCCTTTGGTTGCGCCAACCTATTCTAGCGAACGGCTTTTGGGAACCAACCCAATGTGTTACGCTTTTCCTGCAGGAAAATATCCGCCAGTAATTGTAGATATGGCGACAGCCGCAGCGGCAAATGGAAAGCTTGAAATTGCCCAGCGAGCAAATAAAAGCATTCCCGATGGTTGGGTTCAGGATAAAAATGGTGTAAGCTCGACAGATCCAAATGAATTAAAAAAAGGCGGTTCACTATTACCTTTGGGCAGTGATAAAGATCATGGTAGCCATAAAGGTTATGGATTAAGTGCAACTGTTGATATTTTATCTGCTGTGCTTTCTGGTGCTAATTATGGTCCTTGGGTTCCACCTTTTGTTGCTTTTTTGGAGCCTTCAGATAATCCTGTTGGCGAAGGTTTAGGTCATTTTTTGGGCGCAATGAGGGTGGATGGTTTTCGTCCAGCTGCAGATTTTAAAAGTCATCTAGATAACTGGATTGAGCGTTTTAGTAATGCAGAAACTATTGATCCTAGTAAAAAAGTAATTATTCCTGGTGAACCGGAGCATGCTTTTGAACAAGAGCGAAAAATAAGTGGAATCCCTATTATTGATGTAGTTGTGAATGATTTAAATGAATTAGCAGCTAAATTAGGAATTGAAGGATTGAGGTAG
- a CDS encoding beta-glucosidase — translation MTIKTIFVALILLFAINPDTYSQNAKLKLADKKKSTLIYKDSNANIDDRVKDLLLRMTPIEKFWQLFMVPGDVDGIKKGNYKNGIFGLQISAQSSGSGESQQMLSYNTTENALSVAKKVNQLQRYFINDTKLGIPMLVFDEALHGVVRQGATSFPQSIGLAASFDTLLMARIGKSIAKEAKVRGIRDVLAPVINMADDVRWGRTEETYGEDPYLTTVMGLAFMKAVEKENVVVTPKHLIANVGDGGRDSYPIEKNTRFLEEIHFPAFKEAVKKGHIRSVMTSYNSVDGTPATANYWLLTQVLKNDWGFKGFVISDAGAVGGANVLHNTASDYHDATVKAITAGLDVIFQVEYDHFKLFMPPFLDGSIPQVRIDDAVSRVLRAKFELGLFENPYVSEKAASASLIDFSNKKLAKKAALESFVLLKNNEKVLPLKHPHNILVLGEDAVKARLGGYSGTGKGKINILEGIKNRTKDSAIVNYTQGSFQQEEKYVVIDSLYLFNQNSNGLIGTYFETNDLSGQPIFSKIDKKIDFNWTLYAPNEKLKSDNYSIRWEGEIKISSTGRYKIGLEGNDGYRLYINGKLVIDQWSKNSYHVRLTDFSFEANKVYPVKVEFKEPKGNAHIKLIWNYGVENRDDEELQKAKLLAAKADVILIAAGIKEGEFLDRAMLNLPGNQEQLIKEMAKTGKPVVVLLVGGSAVNMQSWVDSVAAVLNVWYPGEEGGNAVAETLFGDYNPAGRLPITYPINEAQLPLVYNHKPTGRGDDYNNLSGEAMFPFGFGISYTSFKYSNLTMEKARIKMGETLRIKFVLKNEGIYDGDEVVQVYVRDVLASVAQPVLALKNFKRIHLKAGEVKEIMLELNPEAFQMLSKELKWITEPGDFRIMIGSSSKELQLKETITVEN, via the coding sequence ATGACTATAAAGACCATTTTTGTTGCTTTAATCTTACTATTTGCTATTAATCCTGACACTTATTCGCAAAATGCCAAGCTTAAATTAGCAGATAAAAAGAAAAGTACATTAATATATAAAGACTCAAACGCAAATATTGATGATCGTGTAAAAGACCTTTTATTAAGAATGACACCCATTGAAAAGTTTTGGCAATTATTTATGGTTCCCGGCGATGTAGACGGCATAAAAAAAGGCAACTATAAAAATGGAATTTTTGGGTTACAAATCAGCGCACAATCTAGCGGCAGTGGCGAATCGCAGCAAATGTTAAGCTACAACACAACAGAAAATGCATTAAGTGTTGCAAAAAAAGTTAACCAATTACAGCGCTATTTTATAAATGATACCAAACTTGGTATACCAATGCTTGTTTTTGATGAAGCGCTTCATGGAGTTGTTAGGCAAGGCGCTACATCTTTTCCTCAATCTATTGGTTTAGCAGCAAGTTTTGATACTTTGCTTATGGCTCGAATTGGTAAATCTATAGCAAAGGAAGCAAAAGTAAGAGGTATTAGAGATGTTTTGGCCCCAGTAATTAATATGGCAGATGATGTTCGCTGGGGCAGAACGGAAGAAACCTATGGAGAAGATCCTTATTTAACTACTGTAATGGGATTGGCTTTTATGAAAGCTGTTGAAAAGGAAAATGTCGTTGTAACGCCAAAACATCTTATTGCCAATGTTGGAGATGGAGGTAGAGATAGCTATCCAATAGAAAAAAATACTCGTTTCTTAGAGGAGATCCACTTTCCAGCTTTTAAGGAGGCGGTGAAAAAAGGACATATTCGTTCGGTAATGACTTCTTATAACTCCGTAGATGGCACTCCAGCGACTGCCAATTATTGGCTTTTAACCCAGGTTTTAAAAAATGATTGGGGCTTTAAAGGATTTGTAATTTCAGATGCCGGTGCTGTTGGTGGCGCAAATGTGCTGCATAATACGGCAAGTGATTATCATGATGCAACTGTAAAAGCAATTACTGCAGGTTTAGATGTTATTTTTCAAGTTGAATATGATCATTTTAAACTTTTTATGCCTCCATTTTTGGATGGAAGTATTCCTCAAGTAAGAATTGATGATGCAGTTTCAAGAGTTTTAAGAGCAAAATTTGAGTTGGGTTTATTTGAGAATCCATATGTTTCAGAAAAAGCAGCTAGTGCTTCGTTAATAGATTTCTCTAATAAAAAATTAGCAAAAAAGGCTGCGTTAGAATCTTTTGTGCTATTAAAAAACAATGAAAAGGTTTTGCCTTTGAAACACCCTCATAACATTTTAGTTTTAGGTGAAGATGCTGTAAAAGCACGTTTAGGAGGTTACAGTGGTACAGGCAAAGGGAAGATTAATATTTTGGAGGGTATTAAAAATAGAACAAAAGATTCTGCCATTGTAAACTATACGCAAGGTAGTTTTCAACAGGAAGAAAAATATGTGGTTATTGATTCTCTTTATTTATTTAATCAAAATAGCAACGGACTTATCGGAACGTATTTCGAAACGAATGATTTATCCGGCCAACCGATTTTTAGTAAAATCGATAAGAAAATAGATTTCAATTGGACGTTATATGCTCCAAATGAAAAATTAAAGAGTGATAATTATTCTATAAGGTGGGAAGGAGAAATTAAAATCTCCAGTACTGGGCGATACAAAATTGGGTTAGAAGGTAATGATGGCTATCGATTATATATTAATGGAAAATTGGTTATTGATCAATGGAGTAAAAATTCTTATCACGTTAGGTTAACTGATTTTAGTTTTGAGGCAAATAAAGTTTATCCTGTTAAAGTAGAATTTAAAGAGCCAAAAGGAAATGCGCATATCAAGTTAATCTGGAACTATGGAGTCGAAAACCGAGATGATGAAGAGTTACAAAAAGCTAAACTTTTAGCTGCAAAAGCTGATGTGATTTTAATTGCTGCAGGAATAAAAGAAGGCGAGTTTTTAGATAGAGCAATGTTGAATCTGCCAGGAAATCAAGAACAATTAATTAAGGAAATGGCTAAAACAGGAAAGCCAGTAGTTGTTTTATTGGTTGGTGGAAGTGCCGTAAATATGCAGAGTTGGGTCGATAGTGTTGCTGCCGTTTTAAATGTTTGGTATCCTGGCGAAGAAGGTGGTAATGCCGTAGCAGAAACGCTTTTTGGTGATTATAATCCAGCAGGAAGATTACCAATCACTTATCCAATTAATGAAGCGCAATTGCCATTAGTATATAACCATAAGCCAACTGGCAGAGGAGATGATTATAACAATTTAAGTGGCGAAGCGATGTTTCCGTTCGGATTTGGGATAAGCTATACAAGCTTTAAGTATTCAAATTTAACAATGGAAAAGGCTAGGATTAAAATGGGCGAAACATTAAGAATAAAATTTGTTTTAAAAAATGAGGGCATTTATGATGGAGACGAGGTTGTACAAGTTTATGTTCGTGATGTTTTAGCAAGTGTTGCACAGCCTGTTTTGGCGCTTAAAAATTTTAAACGTATTCATTTAAAAGCTGGTGAGGTAAAGGAAATTATGCTCGAGCTAAATCCAGAAGCTTTCCAAATGTTAAGCAAAGAATTGAAATGGATAACTGAACCCGGCGATTTTAGAATAATGATAGGTTCATCAAGTAAAGAGCTACAACTTAAAGAAACCATTACTGTCGAAAATTAA
- a CDS encoding alpha-L-fucosidase, producing the protein MRIKILICCCLNIIGVSGFAQQNDIMPQSAHYEAPSDQLVNEKLDNWQDKKFGMIIHWGLYAVPGIIESWSICSEDWIERDTTVSYEDYKKGYWDISKQFNPTKFNPDQWAKAGKSAGMKYLVFTTKHHDGFAMFDTQQSDFSIAKGPFANNPKADVAKYVFDAFRKEGFMIGAYFSKPDWHSQYYWWQKYATPDRNNNYDIRKYPWRWNKFKDFTFNQIKELMQNYGSVDILWLDGGWVRPLETVNAEVLSWGANIPKWSQDIDMPRIAQMARKAQPGLIMVDRTVHGEYENYQTPEQKVPEKQLAYPWESCMTLGGAWGFVSNDKYKPASEVIHKLVEIVAKGGSLLLGVGPKPDGTLPEEVITKLADIGKWTSANAKAIYSTRTTENYNSGSTWFTQPKNGEKLFAINCLDAKEGLPTAISWKGNVPKKGTDIILISTGQKVKWRNVNGEITLQLPAKMLPSPALAFEFVPQG; encoded by the coding sequence ATGAGAATTAAAATTTTGATCTGTTGCTGCTTAAACATTATTGGAGTAAGTGGTTTTGCACAACAAAATGATATTATGCCTCAATCTGCTCATTATGAAGCACCATCCGACCAATTAGTTAATGAAAAATTAGATAACTGGCAGGATAAAAAATTTGGAATGATTATCCACTGGGGTTTATATGCAGTTCCGGGCATCATCGAATCGTGGTCTATTTGTTCCGAAGATTGGATAGAAAGAGATACTACAGTTTCTTACGAGGATTATAAAAAAGGGTATTGGGATATCAGCAAGCAATTTAATCCTACAAAATTTAATCCAGATCAGTGGGCGAAAGCTGGGAAAAGTGCAGGTATGAAATACTTGGTTTTTACCACCAAACATCACGATGGTTTTGCGATGTTTGATACTCAACAATCTGATTTTAGTATTGCAAAAGGGCCTTTTGCAAATAATCCGAAGGCTGATGTTGCTAAATATGTCTTCGATGCTTTTAGAAAAGAGGGCTTTATGATTGGCGCTTATTTTTCAAAACCTGATTGGCATTCTCAATATTACTGGTGGCAAAAATATGCAACGCCAGATAGAAATAATAATTATGATATAAGAAAGTATCCATGGCGATGGAATAAATTCAAAGATTTTACTTTCAATCAAATTAAAGAATTGATGCAAAATTATGGAAGTGTAGATATTTTGTGGCTAGATGGAGGATGGGTTCGCCCTTTAGAAACAGTAAATGCTGAAGTTTTATCATGGGGAGCAAATATTCCTAAATGGAGCCAGGATATTGACATGCCAAGAATAGCACAAATGGCTAGAAAGGCACAACCCGGATTAATTATGGTCGATCGAACCGTTCATGGTGAATATGAAAACTACCAAACACCCGAACAAAAAGTACCAGAAAAACAGTTGGCTTATCCCTGGGAAAGTTGCATGACTTTAGGTGGAGCTTGGGGCTTTGTTTCAAATGATAAATACAAGCCGGCATCAGAAGTTATTCATAAGTTAGTTGAAATTGTTGCCAAAGGTGGAAGTTTACTTTTAGGGGTTGGTCCAAAACCAGATGGGACTCTACCCGAAGAGGTAATTACGAAGCTTGCCGATATAGGAAAATGGACTTCAGCAAACGCAAAAGCAATATATAGCACACGCACAACTGAAAATTATAACAGCGGTAGTACTTGGTTTACACAACCTAAAAACGGAGAAAAACTTTTCGCTATTAACTGTTTAGATGCTAAAGAAGGTTTACCTACTGCTATTAGCTGGAAGGGAAATGTTCCTAAAAAAGGTACAGATATTATTCTTATTTCAACAGGGCAAAAAGTAAAATGGCGAAATGTAAATGGTGAAATCACACTCCAATTGCCAGCTAAAATGTTACCCTCGCCCGCGTTAGCATTTGAATTTGTTCCTCAAGGTTAA
- the lepB gene encoding signal peptidase I has product MNYKFWQKKTDAPKKKKTKAREWVDAIVFAVVAATIIRVFFIEAYTIPSGSMERSLLIGDFLFVSKVNYGARIPMTPIAFPFAHHTMPLTTSTKAYWDGVQWKYHRLPGLSDIKRNDVVVFNFPEGDTVAVENQADSYYNMVRNSSREMVRSQYTIIDRPVDKRENYIKRCIGIAGDVISVKDGVVSVNGKIEPLKNTGMMPYRIEFKTLDINMSVIEDLGLKTGEMQQYGPNTYLTNASPEIVEKLKALDFVKSVTLSPNPLTERETGIFPHDPKRVWNLDNLGPIKIPAKGWTVQIDSNNMPIYYRAIRTYEGNKVEKKGNDWYINDKLATSYTFKMNYYWMMGDNRHNSADSRYWGFVPEDHIVGKALFIWMSFDSDASFLHKIRWSRLFSGIH; this is encoded by the coding sequence ATGAATTATAAATTCTGGCAGAAAAAAACTGATGCCCCAAAGAAAAAGAAAACTAAAGCCCGTGAATGGGTAGATGCTATTGTTTTTGCAGTTGTAGCGGCAACAATTATTCGTGTTTTTTTTATCGAAGCTTATACAATTCCTTCAGGATCGATGGAGCGCTCATTATTAATTGGTGATTTTCTTTTCGTAAGTAAAGTGAATTATGGTGCCCGTATCCCGATGACGCCAATTGCTTTTCCTTTCGCACATCATACAATGCCATTAACGACATCAACCAAAGCTTATTGGGATGGCGTTCAATGGAAATATCACCGTTTACCAGGCTTATCTGATATCAAAAGAAACGATGTTGTCGTTTTCAATTTCCCAGAGGGTGATACGGTTGCGGTAGAAAATCAAGCAGATAGCTACTACAATATGGTTCGTAATTCGAGCAGGGAAATGGTTCGAAGTCAATATACTATTATCGACAGGCCAGTAGATAAAAGAGAAAATTATATTAAACGCTGCATTGGTATTGCAGGTGATGTAATTTCAGTAAAAGATGGTGTGGTGAGCGTTAATGGGAAAATAGAGCCATTAAAAAATACAGGAATGATGCCTTATCGCATTGAGTTTAAAACCTTGGATATTAACATGTCTGTTATTGAAGATTTAGGACTTAAAACGGGTGAGATGCAACAATATGGTCCTAATACTTACCTAACTAATGCATCTCCGGAAATTGTTGAAAAACTTAAAGCCCTTGATTTCGTTAAGTCGGTTACTTTAAGTCCAAATCCGCTTACGGAGCGTGAAACAGGAATTTTTCCTCATGATCCTAAGCGTGTTTGGAATTTAGATAATCTTGGTCCGATTAAAATTCCTGCAAAAGGCTGGACGGTTCAGATCGATAGTAATAACATGCCTATTTATTATAGAGCGATTAGAACTTATGAAGGAAATAAGGTAGAGAAGAAAGGCAATGATTGGTACATTAATGATAAGTTAGCCACTTCTTATACCTTCAAAATGAATTATTATTGGATGATGGGTGATAATCGGCATAACTCTGCCGATTCTCGTTATTGGGGTTTTGTGCCAGAAGATCACATTGTTGGCAAGGCGCTTTTTATATGGATGAGCTTTGATAGCGATGCATCTTTTTTACATAAAATACGATGGAGTAGGCTGTTTAGTGGTATTCATTAA
- the dapB gene encoding 4-hydroxy-tetrahydrodipicolinate reductase, whose translation MKIALLGYGKMGQIIEKFALERGHEIVLTISIDNQEDLTRQNLKAADVAIDFSTPDSVLQNINACFDANVPIVVGTTGWYGKLQEVKNDCDSSNNTLLYGSNFSIGVNLFFKINQALAKLMNNYPAYDVQVEEIHHTQKLDAPSGTAITIAEGIVDNIERKSEWLNEVVGTNVDVFAKPEQLLIESHRIENIPGTHTVIYSSEVDEIEIKHTAHSRAGFALGAVVAAEWLEDKKGFFSITDIFE comes from the coding sequence ATGAAAATTGCGCTTTTAGGCTATGGTAAAATGGGGCAAATTATTGAAAAATTTGCTTTAGAACGCGGACATGAAATCGTTTTAACAATATCAATTGATAATCAGGAAGACTTAACCCGTCAGAATTTAAAAGCTGCCGATGTTGCTATTGATTTCAGTACACCTGATTCTGTTTTGCAAAATATAAATGCTTGCTTTGATGCCAATGTGCCAATAGTTGTAGGTACAACTGGCTGGTATGGAAAATTACAAGAAGTTAAAAATGATTGTGATAGTAGTAACAATACACTGCTTTATGGGTCTAACTTCAGTATTGGCGTAAATTTATTTTTCAAAATAAATCAAGCTTTAGCAAAGCTGATGAATAACTATCCGGCTTATGATGTTCAGGTTGAAGAAATTCATCATACACAAAAACTTGATGCACCAAGCGGGACCGCTATAACAATTGCCGAAGGTATAGTAGATAACATTGAACGAAAAAGTGAGTGGCTGAATGAAGTTGTTGGTACGAATGTAGACGTTTTCGCAAAACCAGAACAGCTTTTAATCGAATCTCATCGAATAGAAAATATACCTGGTACACATACCGTAATTTATAGTAGTGAAGTTGATGAAATTGAAATAAAACATACTGCTCATAGTAGAGCGGGTTTTGCGTTAGGCGCTGTTGTAGCAGCTGAATGGCTTGAAGATAAAAAAGGATTTTTTAGTATTACTGATATATTTGAGTAG
- a CDS encoding DUF5683 domain-containing protein — protein sequence MQTKSFLFLIVLFVFFAVNQVAGQVRDTVFRKPDTLKNQEVKPAPKVMTSRDSAKARYVNPGKVAARKAVMRSFIFPGLGQIYNIHLLNDGYGTRAGKNQTAQKIYTIGKIAAIYGGFGALTLSYIESSKNYNLFLKELQDRTLTGKIDPNSPYATYSTAGITTAKDTYRRNKQIVIFSYVLLYGANVVDAYVAARLHFFNIDDKLSFKIMPSMINTNTVYGFNASPAIKLSLTF from the coding sequence ATGCAAACAAAATCATTCTTATTTTTAATTGTTTTGTTTGTTTTTTTTGCAGTAAATCAAGTTGCTGGCCAAGTTAGAGATACTGTATTTAGGAAACCTGATACGCTTAAAAATCAGGAGGTAAAACCTGCACCAAAAGTAATGACTAGTCGCGATTCTGCGAAAGCCAGATACGTTAATCCAGGTAAGGTAGCTGCTAGAAAAGCAGTTATGCGATCATTTATCTTTCCAGGTTTGGGGCAGATTTATAATATTCATCTGTTAAATGATGGTTATGGAACCCGTGCAGGTAAAAATCAAACGGCTCAAAAAATATACACCATTGGTAAAATTGCGGCTATTTATGGAGGTTTTGGTGCGTTAACGTTATCATATATCGAGAGCAGTAAAAACTATAATCTTTTTTTAAAAGAGCTACAAGATCGCACACTTACAGGAAAAATCGATCCAAATAGCCCTTACGCCACTTATTCAACAGCCGGAATTACCACTGCTAAAGATACTTATCGCAGAAATAAACAAATTGTTATCTTCTCTTACGTATTATTATATGGCGCCAATGTTGTTGATGCTTATGTAGCTGCCCGATTGCATTTTTTTAATATAGATGATAAACTATCCTTTAAAATAATGCCTTCGATGATTAACACAAATACAGTATACGGTTTTAATGCAAGCCCTGCAATAAAGCTTTCACTAACATTTTAA
- a CDS encoding ParB/RepB/Spo0J family partition protein, with translation MTSFQRKTGLGRGLSALLDDSDSTHPPRQSVNHLSETEQIGNISHVSLSEVETNPFQPRTEFDQVTLNELADSIKLQGLIQPITVRKIGANKYQLISGERRFRASKLAGLTQIPAYIRSANDQQMLEMALIENIQRENLNAIEVALSFQRMIEEVGLKQEQLGERVGKNRTTVTNYLRLLKLPPAIQASIRDQRISMGHARALINVDGVDKQLFIHQEILDKGLSVRKVEELVRNLQHAPLKSEDKPKTKGVSFQYQKLQDDLASKFATRVKLKVSQDGKGAIEIPFMSDDDLNRILELLDW, from the coding sequence ATGACATCTTTTCAGCGAAAAACAGGTTTAGGAAGAGGATTAAGTGCGCTTTTAGATGATAGCGATTCTACTCATCCACCGAGGCAAAGTGTAAATCATTTAAGTGAAACCGAACAAATTGGTAATATTAGTCATGTAAGCTTATCCGAAGTTGAAACGAATCCATTTCAGCCACGAACAGAATTTGATCAGGTTACCCTAAATGAATTGGCTGATTCTATAAAATTACAAGGATTGATTCAACCCATTACTGTACGAAAAATTGGGGCTAATAAGTATCAACTTATTTCTGGTGAGCGTAGATTTAGAGCATCAAAACTAGCTGGTTTAACTCAAATTCCGGCATATATCCGCAGTGCAAACGACCAGCAGATGTTGGAAATGGCATTGATAGAAAACATTCAGCGAGAAAACTTAAACGCCATTGAAGTTGCCTTAAGTTTCCAAAGGATGATTGAAGAAGTAGGTTTAAAACAAGAACAACTAGGTGAACGTGTAGGTAAAAACCGTACAACAGTTACCAATTATCTACGCTTACTAAAACTTCCACCAGCAATTCAGGCGTCTATTCGCGATCAAAGAATTTCTATGGGTCATGCCCGGGCGTTAATTAATGTTGATGGAGTTGATAAACAATTGTTTATACACCAAGAAATATTAGATAAAGGTTTATCTGTGCGTAAGGTAGAAGAATTGGTTCGCAACTTACAACATGCTCCTCTAAAAAGTGAAGATAAACCTAAAACAAAAGGGGTTTCTTTTCAATATCAAAAACTACAAGATGATTTAGCTTCCAAATTTGCCACCCGTGTAAAGTTGAAAGTTAGTCAGGATGGTAAAGGAGCAATAGAAATTCCATTTATGAGTGATGATGATCTGAACAGAATTTTAGAATTATTAGATTGGTAA